In the Uranotaenia lowii strain MFRU-FL chromosome 1, ASM2978415v1, whole genome shotgun sequence genome, CAAAATCTTATTAAATGATGAGTGGAAGCAAAATACTTTTCACTTATTATCAAAAAGAGCATTCCAACTCAATCGCTCAAGCTGAACGGTTGTGTTCTCCCAACGTTTCGATCGGAGTGTGTTTTATTATAACTCGCTGCTTTTGTGAAATCGGACAGTGCAGTTAGTCCGAACgtggtggtttgtttttctacCGACCAAATCGTTTGCCGAATTCCAGAGACACGAAATTGAAATTGGCGTGAGTTTTATCTGGCCATCATCATCGGTGCGAGTGTTGTCGCCATCGGGGAAGTGTTGATTGTTCCCCCGACAAACCCGAGTGTGGATAACGTGGGAGCTGTTACCGTTGGTTCCGGTGCTGTTTGCCGTGGGTAGCAGGATACAGGACGTCTCGGTGGATCGGTCGTTTGCGTTCAAGAGCGTCATCAGCAGCAAAGACTCAACTTGGTCGCCATCTTCTTCCAAGGACCACGTGGTTGCTGAACAAAAGAAGATACATGCAATTGAAAAGTGCAAGAACCTTTGTAAgtctcttttttcattttttcactatTCTCTCGTCTATTTATTTCCCtgtacatattttgaattttggttgctTCGGTCATATTTTAAACACGGGCGACATTCGTGTTCCCGtgcaaaaatatgaacgaaggcggggggttaaactCGTCATCGGTGGACGAAAAGGAAGCCATGTACGAGAATGAAGAGCATTTGGAGGATTCAGACGATGCTGGTCCCTCAAGTGCTAATCATTCTCGTACGTCCAATAATTCTTCATCACCCACAGATGACAGTGTAGCTCCTCGACTCCGAACCTACACAGATGGTTCGTCTTTTTCtgggccatgggtggttttcatccggcccaaagctAACGGCAAACAGCTAAACGTAGTGCAGATCactaaagatctggcgaggtggccctccgtAACCTGCGTTACTAAGGTGCGACCAAACAAGTTGCGCGTTGTCGTGGACAATCATAAATCCGCtaatgaaattgttgccagcCAATTCATTAATTTAGAGTACCACGTCTACATTCCgtctcgaaacgtagagatAGAGGGCGTGATCTCAGAAATGAGTCTGGAGGCTGGGTACGTTAAATCCCACGGCGTTGGTAAatttaagagccttgattcgacttcggtcgaaatcttggattgccgccaactcaATACTACCACCGTCGTAGAaggagttaaaaagtactcgccttcagcttcatttcgagtgacctttgcgggtaccgccctccctcactacgtcttgattgacggagttttgaggcttcctgtgcggctcTTCGTGCCTCGCCCGATggaatgcaaaaattgcattaaattgggGCATACAGCTTCCCATTGTTGTAGCAAGAAGCGTTGCCCCAAATGCGGGGAGGTTCATGGGGatggagcatgctcagcaatagaacagaaatgtatctattgcgggggctcacctcatgaCATCTCCTTGTGCGAGGCGTTTAAGAGCCGCTGGGATAGTCAAaggcgctctttgaaggaacggTCAAAACGTTCCTATGCCGCCATACTAAAGggcgcggcgcctccgatccaaccgcagtccagtaacattttcacagtgctgccagttgacaacgagGACACAACAGATGAGGAGAACCCGTTTATTTTTGTAGCGAACTCGCGAAAACGTTCAAAACCAACTACTAAGACCCCTAAGAttccgaataaaatcccgacaatCAGCCCTCCAATCAACATCACCAAAAAAGTGATTGCTACAGACAAGAAAAAACAAGTTCCTCCTGGATTCCGCGCGACCTTTTCTCCACAGAATAATTCAACAGCAGCTGGGACTTCAAAAGCTCCCGTTACTAATGCGGATTTGTCAGAATCAACTCATCAACCGGGACTTTTCAAGTTTTCTGACATACTTAATGgaattttcacgttttttaaCGTTTCTGAATCCATAAGAAGTATTGTTAGTGCAATGCTTCCTATGgttaagacatttttgaagcaattgatgcaaacttggccccttctttcagtgtttatctctctcgatggctaatttacgccgagaggtcggagatatcactgttttacagtggaattgtcgtagtctcgtCCCTAAACTGGACccgttcaaatttttacttcatgaaactagttgcgatatttttgcgttgtccgaaacttggctttcttcacaatctaacatctcattccacgattttaatgtcATACGTCTAGACcgcgacgattcttatggaggggtgcttttggggatcaataagcaccactccttctatagaatccacctccctttatcaggaggaattgaagctgttgcatgtcatacaactataagaggtaaggacttatgcgttgtcagtttgtactggcctcatagagttgcagtggatcgacgtcacctagaggacctgtgctcagtgctccctgagccaaggttgatcctgggtgactttaattcgcatggaactgtctggggagaacaaattgacgatagtcgttctactcttatctatgacatttgcgacagtttcaatttaacaattttgaacacgggtgaaaaaacacgagtacctaaacctcctgcaagacaaagtgcaattgacctctcactctgctcaaactcactatcattggattgccagtggaaggtaatccctgatctcaatggtagtgatcacttgccaatgaaaattacaatcaccaatggggttagctcttcaaacacaataaatatgacatatgaccttacaagacacatcgactggaaaaaaaactcggacgaaataacatcagcaatcggttctacgaatgttttacctcctgcagaggagtaccactttctttcacgtttaatacatgaaagtgcactttgcgctcaaacaaaacccatcccagattcatcagttccccgaaggcctccaaacccatggtgggaccagcagtgttccaagctttataaggacaaatcaaaagcattcaaagattttcggaaatatgGAACTCTCGCCCTTTTTGAAgtatatgtttcccttgaaaatcagtttaaaaaattggtcaaggggaagaaaaaggcgtattggaggaattttgtgggtggctTATCAagagaaacatccttgagtaccttgtggagagtggcacgaagcatgcgtaatagatcatctacgaatgaaagtgaggaatattcacatagatggatatttaacttcgcacggaaagtctgtccagattctacgcctgtacaaaaaataatccgggaTGTGCTTCCTGaaaggtgtggtctggattccagtttttcgatggtcgaattctcacttgccctcctctcttgcaacaattcagctccgggtattgataaaattagatttaacttgttgaaaaaccttccggacgccgccaaatttcgcttgttaaatttatttaatcaattcttggagcataacattgttccccaagagtggagacaaatgagagttatcgctatccaaaagcccggaaaaccagcgtccgatgcgaattcgtaccgtccaatagcgatgttgtcttgtatacgtaaattgatggagaaaatgattttgtttcgtttggataaatgggtagaaacaaatggcctcctttcagatactcaatttgggtttcgaaggggcaaaggaacaaacgattgtcttgctttgctgtcttcagagatacaaatggcgtacgcaaaacgtgagcaaatggcttcagtgtttctagacataaagggagcttttgatgcagtctcaatagaggtgttgccagacaagttgcactcccggggtctgcctccactattgaacaacatcttatacagcttgctttgtgagaaacatctgaactttgctcacggagatattgcaattagaagaacctcctacatgggcctcccacagggttcatgtttaagtccacttttgtacaacttttacgtaagtgacatcgatacttgtctctctgaaggctgcactctaagacaacttgcagatgacggcgtggtgtctgtcacaggatcttccgagtctcatctgcacagacctttacaagatactttagacagattgtcttcctgggcgttggggcttgggattgagttttcccctcagaaaacggagatggttgttttctctaagaaacatagacctgctcaaccgaagcttcaactcctaggcagaacgatcactcaatcgaggtgttttaagtatcttggggtttggtttgactccaagtgtacctggagagcccacattgagtatctgaaaggaaaatgccaacaaagaataaattttctccgatcaatcacaggcacctggtggggagcccacccagaagatcttttaaaattgtatcgaacaaccattctttcagtgatggaatatggtagcttctgtttgcagtcagctgccaaatctcacctcatcaaactcgagcgtatccaataccgttgtctccgcatcgcaATGGGCtctatgccctcaacgcacaacatgagtcttgaagttttggcaggaatactccctttgaaagatcgatacaatctactatcacttcggttcctcatcaggtgtgaggtcatgaacccattggtgatcgttaattttgaaaggttacttgagcaaaattttcgaacaagATTTATGTCTGTATactatgtcctcatgtcaatgcaggtaaacccttcttcgtactctccaactcgtgttttcagcccacactacgataattcttctgtccagtttgatttgtctatgcagcaggaaattcgtggaatcccggattcgcatcgcccacttctgattccaagaattttcgaagctaaatatagacacgtcgatgctgacaaaatgtactttaccgatgggtctctaattgaggaatcaacgggattcggagtgttcaacgaaacaaCTAGCGCCTCTTATAACCTCCAGTCtccatgctctgtgtatatagcagagttagctgctattcaCTGGGCCTTGGACAGCATCGCCTCACGGCCTGTTGGGCACTACtacattgtaacggatagtctaagCTCAGTTGACGCAATACGATCAAtacgaccgggaaagcactcgccgttcttcctagagaagatacgggatactttgagtgctttaacaagacgtcgctttcccattacctttgtttgggttccctctcattgctcgatagtgggcaatgagaaggcagactctctggcaaaggtgggggcgacggaaggcgacacgtatccacgtgaaatcgtcttcaacgaattctacttcttggtacgagggaactctcttgtcaactggcagcgcaaatgggacgaggatgaggatggtcggtggctccactcgattatcccaaaggtaagccttaaaccatggttcaatagattgaacttgagtcgggattttattcgtatattttcccgtctcatgtccaatcattgttccttagacgcggtactctatcgttttgacattgctggcagcaatttgtgtagttgcggccaaggttaccatgacatcgagcatattgtttggtcgtgtgaggtccatcttgtcgccagaacgaatttaatagactccc is a window encoding:
- the LOC129739214 gene encoding uncharacterized protein LOC129739214 codes for the protein MGSMPSTHNMSLEVLAGILPLKDRYNLLSLRFLIRCEVMNPLVIVNFERLLEQNFRTRFMSVYYVLMSMQVNPSSYSPTRVFSPHYDNSSVQFDLSMQQEIRGIPDSHRPLLIPRIFEAKYRHVDADKMYFTDGSLIEESTGFGVFNETTSASYNLQSPCSVYIAELAAIHWALDSIASRPVGHYYIVTDSLSSVDAIRSIRPGKHSPFFLEKIRDTLSALTRRRFPITFVWVPSHCSIVGNEKADSLAKVGATEGDTYPREIVFNEFYFLVRGNSLVNWQRKWDEDEDGRWLHSIIPKTRYSIVLTLLAAICVVAAKVTMTSSILFGRVRSILSPERI